A single window of Pseudomonas lutea DNA harbors:
- a CDS encoding MFS transporter, with translation MVSTALAASLSRRRIHYSWVILAVTFLTMLVMAGAVGAPGVFIRPLQAEFGWDTAEISSALAIRFALFGLVGPFAAAFMNHFGVRKVVLTALTLVASGMLLSLFMTRFWQLVVLWGVVVGFGTGLTAMVLGATVATRWFSSHRGLAMGLLSASSATGQLVFMPLLANLTEQFGWRTALTCICAAIVIAGFAVLALMRNRPADLQLPLYGDDDIQPVPESTQTFAQLLMTPLKVLREVSGTWTFWVLFMTFFICGASTNGLIQTHFISLCGDYGLAATTAAGMLAVMGIFDFFGTIGSGWLSDRFDNRWLLFWYYGFRGVSLVLLPFLDFTVFGLSVFALLYGLDWIATVPPTVKLTAQRFGVERANIVFGWVFAGHQLGAAFAAFGAGWTRTHFATYLPAFFISGLLCAIVALIALSIVPAVKAARVAAH, from the coding sequence ATGGTTTCGACTGCTCTGGCGGCATCCCTGTCGCGTCGCCGTATTCATTACAGCTGGGTGATTCTGGCGGTGACTTTCCTGACCATGCTGGTAATGGCCGGCGCCGTGGGCGCGCCCGGGGTGTTCATCCGTCCGTTGCAAGCGGAATTCGGCTGGGACACCGCGGAGATTTCTTCGGCCCTGGCGATCCGCTTTGCGCTGTTTGGCCTGGTCGGCCCATTCGCCGCCGCGTTCATGAATCACTTCGGTGTGCGCAAGGTGGTGCTCACGGCATTGACGCTGGTGGCGAGCGGCATGCTGCTGTCGCTGTTCATGACCCGCTTCTGGCAATTGGTCGTGCTGTGGGGCGTGGTTGTGGGCTTCGGCACCGGGCTGACGGCCATGGTGCTCGGCGCCACCGTGGCTACGCGCTGGTTTTCCAGCCATCGCGGTTTGGCAATGGGCTTGCTGTCCGCCAGTTCCGCGACCGGCCAGCTGGTGTTCATGCCGCTGCTGGCGAACCTCACCGAGCAGTTTGGCTGGCGCACGGCGCTGACGTGTATTTGCGCCGCCATCGTGATCGCCGGTTTCGCCGTACTGGCGCTGATGCGCAACCGTCCCGCCGACCTGCAGCTGCCGCTGTATGGCGATGACGACATCCAGCCCGTCCCCGAGAGCACCCAGACCTTCGCCCAGCTTTTGATGACGCCGCTTAAGGTGCTGCGCGAGGTCTCCGGGACGTGGACGTTCTGGGTTTTGTTCATGACCTTTTTCATCTGCGGGGCCAGCACCAATGGCCTGATACAGACGCACTTCATCAGCCTGTGCGGCGACTACGGGCTGGCCGCAACCACGGCGGCGGGCATGCTGGCGGTGATGGGGATTTTCGATTTCTTCGGCACTATCGGTTCCGGCTGGCTGTCGGACCGCTTCGATAACCGCTGGCTGCTGTTCTGGTACTACGGCTTTCGCGGCGTGTCGCTGGTGCTGTTGCCGTTTCTGGACTTCACCGTGTTCGGGCTGTCAGTGTTCGCGCTGCTCTATGGGCTGGACTGGATCGCCACGGTGCCGCCGACGGTGAAGCTGACCGCCCAGCGATTCGGCGTCGAGCGTGCCAACATCGTGTTTGGCTGGGTCTTCGCCGGTCATCAATTAGGGGCCGCCTTCGCGGCATTCGGGGCGGGATGGACACGCACGCACTTCGCCACGTATCTGCCGGCGTTCTTCATTTCCGGCCTGCTGTGCGCAATTGTGGCATTGATTGCGCTGTCCATCGTGCCGGCAGTGAAAGCGGCCAGGGTGGCCGCCCACTGA
- a CDS encoding pyridoxamine 5'-phosphate oxidase family protein, with protein MNQIRTETASPWHSGERALQARVGVAERMEAMGKRVIRDYMPDQHRDFYQHLPYLIVGAVDGEGWPWASVLDGPSGFIQSPDARRLDIHRRPDAEDPASAQFVPGAALGMLGIDLHTRRRNRINGHISEVTKDGFAIAVEHAFGNCPQYIQEREVLDVAPSPAASTGVTSMPAAERSSTLDASATAVIQNADTFFVASYVDLDGEPFHRSVDVSHRGGQAGFVRVDGEVLTIPDFAGNLHFNTLGNFQLNPRAGLLFIDFQTGDLLQLAGTVTLILDGPEIAAFQGAERLWQVRVEQVVRRPAALRSRWVFKGWSPNSLMTGDWQQTAARLQAETLRDQWRAFRVTRIEDESDGIRSFYFESADGIGLPAFKAGQHLPLRLSPEGRTPPVIRTYSLSSAPSDDFLRISVKRDGLASAYLHDQIKAGDVLEARAPQGGFVVDPQERRPLVLLGAGIGVTPMLSMLREVIYEGKRVRGGRATWFIQSARRLADLAFREEVDTLIARAGDQLTAIRVLSQPETTARRGEDYHLAGRIDLDLLKTLLPFNDFDFYVCGPAAFTQEIYDGLRGMHIRDERIHAETFGPSSLRRSGDSHAVAFEQPPAATEAVPVLFERSAKEARWQPGAGSLLELAERRGLSPEFSCRGGSCGTCKTRLISGQVHYPVPPADRPAPGHVLICCAVPASGPLVLDL; from the coding sequence ATGAACCAGATTCGCACTGAAACGGCCTCGCCCTGGCATTCCGGCGAGCGCGCCCTGCAAGCCAGGGTCGGGGTTGCAGAACGCATGGAGGCGATGGGCAAGCGCGTCATTCGTGACTATATGCCCGACCAGCATCGGGACTTTTACCAGCACCTGCCTTATTTGATTGTCGGGGCGGTGGACGGCGAGGGCTGGCCGTGGGCGAGCGTGCTGGACGGCCCGTCAGGCTTCATTCAATCCCCGGATGCGCGTCGTCTGGACATTCATCGGCGCCCCGATGCCGAGGACCCGGCCAGCGCGCAGTTCGTGCCGGGCGCGGCACTGGGCATGCTCGGCATTGACCTGCACACCCGTCGTCGCAACCGCATCAACGGTCACATCAGCGAAGTGACGAAGGACGGCTTTGCAATTGCCGTGGAGCACGCATTCGGCAATTGCCCTCAGTATATTCAGGAGCGTGAAGTGCTCGACGTCGCCCCGTCCCCTGCAGCATCGACGGGTGTAACGTCAATGCCTGCAGCAGAACGGTCGAGCACGCTGGACGCATCGGCCACGGCCGTCATTCAGAACGCTGACACCTTTTTCGTCGCCAGCTACGTAGACCTGGACGGCGAGCCGTTCCATCGCTCGGTCGACGTTTCCCACCGTGGTGGCCAGGCCGGTTTCGTGCGGGTCGACGGCGAGGTGCTGACCATTCCGGATTTTGCCGGGAACCTGCACTTCAATACGCTGGGCAATTTCCAGCTCAACCCCCGGGCGGGATTGCTGTTCATCGATTTTCAGACGGGCGATTTGCTGCAATTGGCCGGCACGGTCACGCTGATTCTCGACGGGCCAGAGATCGCCGCCTTCCAGGGCGCAGAACGGCTTTGGCAAGTGCGCGTCGAGCAGGTCGTGCGGCGGCCGGCAGCCTTGCGCTCGCGCTGGGTATTCAAAGGCTGGTCGCCGAACAGCCTGATGACTGGTGACTGGCAGCAGACTGCTGCGCGCTTGCAGGCCGAAACCCTGCGTGATCAGTGGCGGGCTTTTCGGGTGACGCGCATCGAGGACGAAAGTGACGGCATTCGTTCGTTCTATTTTGAATCCGCAGATGGCATTGGCTTGCCTGCGTTCAAGGCCGGACAGCATTTACCCCTGCGTCTCTCGCCGGAGGGCCGTACGCCGCCGGTGATCCGCACCTACAGCCTGTCCAGCGCTCCGTCCGATGACTTCTTGCGCATCAGTGTCAAACGCGACGGCCTGGCCTCTGCCTATCTGCACGATCAGATCAAGGCCGGCGACGTGCTGGAAGCGCGGGCGCCGCAGGGTGGTTTCGTGGTCGACCCGCAGGAGCGCCGCCCTCTGGTGTTGCTGGGTGCCGGTATCGGCGTCACGCCCATGCTCTCGATGCTGCGCGAAGTCATTTACGAGGGCAAACGGGTGCGGGGAGGGCGGGCAACCTGGTTCATCCAGAGCGCCCGTCGTCTGGCCGACCTGGCGTTTCGCGAAGAAGTGGACACACTCATTGCCAGGGCCGGCGATCAACTGACCGCGATCCGTGTGCTGAGCCAGCCGGAAACCACCGCGCGCCGGGGTGAGGATTACCACCTGGCCGGGCGGATCGATCTGGACCTGCTCAAGACGCTGCTGCCGTTCAACGATTTTGATTTTTATGTGTGCGGGCCCGCCGCGTTCACCCAGGAAATCTACGACGGCCTGCGCGGCATGCATATCCGCGATGAGCGGATCCATGCCGAAACCTTCGGGCCGTCCAGCCTCAGGCGCAGCGGCGACTCGCATGCGGTGGCTTTCGAGCAGCCGCCTGCCGCCACCGAAGCCGTGCCGGTGCTGTTCGAGCGTTCCGCCAAAGAGGCGCGCTGGCAGCCCGGCGCAGGCAGCTTGCTGGAGTTGGCCGAGCGCCGCGGTCTGAGCCCGGAATTCAGCTGCCGCGGCGGTTCATGCGGCACCTGCAAGACACGGCTCATCAGTGGCCAGGTGCATTACCCGGTACCGCCCGCTGACAGGCCGGCGCCGGGCCACGTATTGATCTGCTGCGCAGTCCCGGCCTCAGGGCCGTTGGTGCTTGATCTTTAA
- the bla gene encoding class A beta-lactamase, with amino-acid sequence MITRRTLIGASLFAVPAFLSLSSLAAGPLFEPASDQTIAQRLVELERRHGGRLGVAILNTASQRLIDHRGNERFALCSTFKCLAAACVLARVDQQQEALSRRIVYGREQLVPYSPTTESHAGGQGLSVGSLCEAALTLSDNTAANLLLDSIGGPQALTQWLRSIGDTQTRLDRREPELNENRPGDERDTTTPMALVQTLNTLILGDVLSLPSRDQLTAWLVNNQTGDKKLRAGLPRGWRVGDKTGSGANNASNDVAILWPGDRAPVLVSVYYTGSIAGGDQINALMAEIGSLAATV; translated from the coding sequence TTGATCACCCGCAGAACCCTTATCGGCGCCTCGTTATTCGCAGTTCCCGCTTTTTTGAGTCTGTCCTCACTCGCCGCCGGGCCCCTTTTCGAGCCCGCCTCGGATCAGACCATCGCGCAACGCCTGGTTGAGCTGGAGCGTCGTCACGGCGGGCGGCTCGGCGTCGCTATTCTGAATACCGCAAGCCAGCGGTTGATCGACCACCGCGGCAATGAACGCTTTGCCCTGTGCAGCACGTTCAAATGCCTGGCTGCAGCCTGTGTTCTCGCCCGGGTTGATCAACAGCAGGAAGCACTTTCCCGGCGCATCGTTTATGGCCGTGAGCAACTGGTGCCGTACTCGCCGACCACCGAATCCCACGCAGGCGGGCAGGGTCTGAGCGTCGGCTCACTGTGCGAGGCTGCCTTGACACTGAGCGACAACACGGCAGCCAATCTGCTGCTGGACAGCATTGGCGGGCCGCAGGCGCTGACCCAATGGCTGCGCTCCATCGGCGACACCCAGACCCGCCTGGACCGTCGCGAACCGGAGCTTAATGAAAACCGGCCCGGAGACGAGCGCGACACCACCACACCCATGGCCCTGGTGCAGACGCTGAACACCTTGATCCTGGGCGACGTGCTCTCGCTGCCTTCACGCGATCAGCTGACGGCGTGGCTGGTCAATAATCAGACCGGAGACAAAAAACTGCGGGCGGGTCTGCCCCGCGGTTGGCGGGTGGGTGACAAGACCGGTTCGGGCGCCAATAACGCCAGCAACGATGTTGCTATTCTCTGGCCTGGCGACCGGGCGCCTGTTCTGGTGTCCGTTTATTACACCGGGTCCATCGCCGGCGGCGATCAGATCAACGCGCTGATGGCCGAGATCGGGAGCCTCGCAGCGACGGTCTAG
- a CDS encoding glutathione S-transferase family protein: MTAIKLYHFPLSGHSHRAELMLSLLGLEPQIQFVDLAKGEQKTPGFLAVNAFGQVPVIDDNGVIVADSTAILVYLAKKYDASGRWLPNDPEGAAQVQRWLSAASGAIYLGPARARLITVFDAGFDPQDTIQRAHEALQVIDQHLNGREFLAADHATIADVAAYSYIAHAPEGNVSLDEYVNVQAWLSRIENLPGFVPMPRTAAGLVK, encoded by the coding sequence ATGACCGCCATCAAGCTCTATCACTTCCCGCTGTCCGGCCACTCCCACCGCGCCGAACTGATGTTGTCACTGCTGGGCCTTGAGCCGCAGATTCAATTCGTCGACCTGGCCAAAGGCGAGCAGAAAACCCCGGGCTTCCTGGCCGTCAACGCGTTCGGTCAAGTACCGGTGATTGACGACAACGGGGTCATCGTTGCTGACTCGACGGCCATCCTGGTGTACCTGGCGAAGAAGTACGACGCCTCCGGCCGCTGGCTACCCAATGACCCGGAGGGCGCGGCGCAGGTCCAGCGCTGGTTGTCCGCCGCATCCGGTGCCATTTACCTGGGGCCGGCACGGGCGCGTCTGATCACGGTGTTCGACGCCGGCTTCGATCCTCAGGACACGATTCAGCGTGCCCATGAAGCCTTGCAGGTCATTGACCAACACCTGAATGGCCGTGAATTTCTCGCCGCTGACCACGCCACCATCGCCGATGTCGCGGCCTACAGCTACATCGCCCATGCCCCGGAAGGCAACGTGTCGCTGGATGAGTACGTGAACGTGCAGGCCTGGCTGTCACGCATCGAAAACCTCCCAGGGTTCGTGCCCATGCCGCGTACGGCGGCAGGTTTGGTCAAGTAG
- the pstS gene encoding phosphate ABC transporter substrate-binding protein PstS, with protein MILLTKKRLSLLLASMCLSGMAHAVDVTGAGSSFVFPVISQWSQDYSKTADNRVNYQSIGSGGGIAQIKAATVDFGASDAPMSAEDLKAGGLGQFPSVIGGIVPVVNLEGVKANDLKLSGQVVADIFQGKITKWNDPAIVKLNDGLKLPDTNITVVHRSDGSGTSFNFTSYLSKVSDAWKAGPGTGSAVQWPVGVGGKGNEGVAAYVKQIKGSIGYVEYSYATKSEIAYTQLQNAAGEFIKPDAKAFAAAADTADWANAKDFNLIMTNAPGKTAWPITATTWIIMYKQPKNAEKSKAAFDFFKWSLEKGQSSAEKLEYVPLPASLVSKIEDYWKTEFTK; from the coding sequence GTGATTCTGCTGACTAAAAAACGCCTGTCACTACTGCTGGCTTCGATGTGCCTGTCGGGTATGGCACACGCCGTTGACGTCACTGGCGCTGGTTCGAGTTTCGTGTTCCCGGTTATCTCTCAGTGGTCGCAGGACTACAGCAAAACTGCTGACAATCGCGTCAACTACCAGTCCATCGGCTCGGGCGGCGGTATTGCTCAGATTAAGGCAGCAACCGTGGATTTCGGCGCCTCCGACGCCCCGATGTCCGCAGAAGACCTCAAGGCCGGCGGCCTGGGTCAGTTCCCAAGCGTCATCGGCGGTATCGTCCCGGTGGTCAACCTGGAAGGCGTCAAGGCCAACGACCTTAAGTTGAGTGGCCAGGTAGTTGCCGATATTTTCCAGGGCAAGATCACCAAGTGGAACGACCCGGCGATCGTAAAACTGAACGATGGCCTGAAGCTGCCTGACACCAACATCACCGTGGTTCACCGTTCGGACGGTTCGGGCACCTCCTTCAACTTCACCAGCTACCTGAGCAAAGTCAGCGACGCGTGGAAAGCAGGCCCAGGTACCGGCTCCGCTGTTCAGTGGCCAGTGGGCGTGGGCGGCAAGGGTAACGAAGGTGTCGCTGCTTACGTCAAGCAGATCAAAGGCTCGATTGGTTACGTTGAGTACTCCTACGCCACCAAGAGCGAAATCGCTTACACCCAACTGCAGAACGCCGCTGGCGAGTTCATCAAGCCTGACGCCAAAGCTTTCGCCGCCGCTGCTGATACCGCTGATTGGGCAAACGCCAAAGACTTCAATCTGATCATGACCAACGCCCCGGGCAAGACGGCCTGGCCGATCACCGCAACCACCTGGATCATCATGTACAAGCAGCCGAAAAACGCCGAGAAGAGCAAGGCGGCTTTCGACTTCTTCAAATGGTCCCTGGAAAAAGGCCAGAGCTCGGCTGAGAAGCTGGAATACGTACCCCTGCCTGCATCGCTGGTCAGCAAGATCGAAGACTACTGGAAAACCGAGTTCACCAAGTAA
- the cydX gene encoding cytochrome bd-I oxidase subunit CydX, translating to MWYFAWILGVLLACSFGIINALWLEASDAAALERGRDR from the coding sequence ATGTGGTATTTCGCCTGGATTCTCGGCGTGCTGCTGGCCTGCAGCTTCGGCATCATCAACGCCCTGTGGCTGGAAGCCTCGGACGCCGCCGCGCTGGAGCGTGGCCGTGACCGCTGA
- a CDS encoding cyd operon YbgE family protein → MTAEAGSEPVRYSIGRAVSLLMAVPLSLVLLIHPASMLDANGHYSHSVLMLVMWGVAGGFVHGVGFEPRAMAWRVVFHLLPAWVLMALGYGMWLTARQWF, encoded by the coding sequence GTGACCGCTGAGGCGGGCAGTGAACCGGTCCGGTACAGCATCGGCCGGGCAGTGTCCCTGCTGATGGCGGTACCGCTGAGCCTGGTTCTGCTGATCCATCCGGCCTCAATGCTCGACGCCAATGGCCACTACTCCCACAGTGTGCTGATGCTGGTCATGTGGGGCGTGGCCGGAGGGTTCGTCCACGGCGTCGGTTTCGAGCCGCGTGCCATGGCCTGGCGGGTGGTGTTTCACCTGCTGCCGGCCTGGGTGCTGATGGCGCTGGGGTATGGCATGTGGCTCACCGCGCGTCAGTGGTTTTAA